Proteins co-encoded in one Flavivirga eckloniae genomic window:
- a CDS encoding TlpA family protein disulfide reductase, which yields MKNLFYLIFSITLCLLSACVNNKEKEVSDSCTIHVKVDGNSTGELIIAPYQSITSIEVYDSLKIVSPINKKTNTLKIDTVKALRRLTLNYNKKTYRTKIFTAPGTYTLTLKDDSIHVDGTSTHNEYLKLDMLLEGDKMERIRYKRELTKEESLFKKNYSKSLIEGIKKYPKSSPLAQLVYNQFWMTDLDTINTIINSFDKDLQSSYFLKQLIERKNNLERVAIGKKSPAFSLPTYHNKIISLNDFKGKYVLIDFWASWCPPCIKGIPNLKRIRKRFPEESLSIISISIDAKKDDWIKAVQKHEMPWPQLLDESPKVADMFAVTAIPHLVIISPSGKIVYKTTGEDEHLEMVIDNFINSKNK from the coding sequence ATGAAAAATCTTTTTTATTTAATATTTAGTATAACATTATGCCTACTAAGTGCTTGTGTTAACAATAAAGAGAAAGAGGTAAGCGATTCTTGTACCATACATGTAAAAGTAGACGGTAATAGTACAGGTGAGCTTATAATTGCTCCTTACCAATCTATAACCTCAATAGAGGTGTACGATAGCTTAAAAATAGTTTCCCCAATAAATAAAAAAACAAATACACTTAAAATTGATACGGTAAAGGCACTAAGAAGACTAACACTTAATTACAACAAAAAAACATATCGTACAAAAATATTTACTGCTCCTGGAACATATACATTAACGCTCAAGGACGATAGCATTCATGTAGATGGGACTAGTACACATAATGAGTATCTTAAATTAGATATGCTTCTTGAGGGAGACAAAATGGAACGTATTAGATACAAAAGAGAACTTACAAAAGAAGAGAGTCTATTTAAAAAAAACTATAGTAAAAGTTTAATAGAAGGTATAAAAAAATACCCTAAAAGCTCACCCTTAGCCCAGTTGGTCTATAATCAATTTTGGATGACAGATCTAGATACGATTAATACAATTATTAATAGCTTTGATAAAGACTTACAATCAAGTTATTTTTTAAAACAATTAATCGAACGAAAAAATAATTTAGAACGCGTAGCTATTGGCAAAAAATCGCCTGCATTTTCTCTCCCCACATATCATAATAAAATAATCTCTCTAAACGACTTTAAAGGAAAATATGTATTAATAGATTTTTGGGCCTCCTGGTGTCCGCCTTGTATAAAAGGAATTCCTAACCTAAAAAGAATAAGAAAAAGGTTTCCAGAAGAATCGCTTTCAATTATTAGTATAAGTATAGATGCAAAAAAAGACGATTGGATTAAAGCAGTACAAAAACATGAGATGCCATGGCCACAACTCTTAGATGAATCACCTAAAGTTGCCGATATGTTTGCTGTTACTGCCATTCCCCATTTAGTTATTATATCTCCATCAGGAAAAATAGTATACAAAACTACTGGAGAAGATGAACACCTTGAAATGGTTATAGACAATTTCATCAATTCAAAGAACAAATAA
- a CDS encoding TlpA family protein disulfide reductase: protein MKQTLYLISFAFVLLGCKKEPTPVVDYAIITGLVKNVKSSSPKLSVTSGKRSDAQELSIDENGKIMDTIKSNFGNLTYSNGIDEYTVLNVKKGDSIHISYDANDFSNSLTFSGKNYEISQYLFEKRKKRDTYHFQEPRPYSYGETEFKKKRNKLKSDLETLIADATNIPEAYKQKEIKNLHYEYLLDLIHYESMHIYATKKEGFKVSDDFLNEMDNFSYTNGKDFLFSSTFFHKGYWKLLQEYYQKKAALQASTDSISFDLALVKILSTNTNDTIRNGLLMDRGRAVTYVKELHEYYDLFMSTSTNEKDKEKVTKLYNRVKKFSRGEPSPEFHNYENYAGGTTSLSDFKGKYVYIDVWATWCGPCMYEFPFLKKIEEKYHGKNIEFVGISIDKAKDREKWKKTIEDKELGGVQLLADKANYDSDFMKSYVVQAVPKFILIDPEGKIVQNNAPRPSETEALSKLLDEVL, encoded by the coding sequence ATGAAACAAACCCTTTATCTAATAAGTTTTGCATTCGTTTTACTCGGTTGTAAAAAAGAACCAACCCCGGTGGTTGATTATGCCATAATAACGGGACTGGTGAAAAATGTTAAATCTTCTAGCCCAAAACTATCTGTAACCTCAGGCAAGCGTAGTGATGCTCAAGAATTATCAATAGATGAGAATGGCAAAATCATGGATACTATAAAATCAAATTTTGGAAATTTAACATATTCAAATGGTATAGATGAATATACAGTTCTCAATGTAAAAAAAGGAGATAGTATTCATATATCATATGATGCCAATGATTTCTCTAATTCATTAACGTTTTCCGGTAAAAACTATGAAATAAGCCAATATTTATTTGAAAAAAGAAAAAAAAGAGATACTTACCACTTCCAGGAGCCACGTCCATACAGTTATGGAGAAACGGAATTTAAAAAGAAACGTAATAAGCTAAAAAGTGATCTGGAAACCTTAATAGCGGATGCTACAAACATTCCGGAAGCATACAAACAAAAGGAAATCAAAAATTTACATTACGAGTATCTTTTAGATTTAATCCATTATGAAAGCATGCATATTTATGCGACTAAAAAAGAAGGATTCAAAGTGTCGGATGATTTTCTGAATGAAATGGATAACTTTTCATACACCAATGGTAAGGACTTTTTATTTTCTTCAACCTTTTTCCATAAAGGTTATTGGAAACTACTTCAGGAATACTACCAAAAAAAAGCGGCTTTACAAGCGTCTACAGATTCTATTTCATTCGACTTAGCCCTTGTGAAAATTTTATCAACCAATACGAATGATACCATACGGAATGGTTTGTTAATGGATAGAGGCAGAGCCGTTACATATGTAAAAGAGTTACATGAATATTACGATCTTTTTATGAGTACCTCTACTAACGAAAAAGACAAAGAAAAAGTAACAAAACTGTATAACAGGGTAAAAAAATTTAGTAGAGGAGAACCTTCGCCGGAATTTCATAATTATGAAAATTATGCCGGGGGAACGACATCATTAAGTGATTTTAAAGGGAAATATGTCTACATAGATGTATGGGCCACCTGGTGTGGGCCTTGTATGTATGAATTTCCTTTTTTAAAAAAAATTGAAGAAAAATATCATGGTAAAAACATTGAGTTTGTTGGTATATCTATAGATAAAGCAAAAGACCGTGAGAAATGGAAAAAGACTATTGAAGATAAAGAACTAGGTGGTGTTCAACTCTTAGCAGACAAAGCTAATTATGATTCGGATTTTATGAAAAGCTATGTGGTACAGGCGGTTCCTAAATTTATTTTGATAGATCCCGAAGGCAAGATTGTACAAAATAATGCACCGCGACCATCAGAAACCGAAGCCTTGTCAAAGTTACTAGATGAGGTG